TCGGGGTCGGGAAGACGACCCTGGTCAAGGCCCTGTCCAAGCGGTTTGCGGCCAAGTCGGTCTTCGAGGTGGTGGAGGAGAACCCCTTCCTGGCCGACTTCTATACCGACCGGGACCTCTACGCCTTCCAGACCCAGGTCTTCTTCCTGCTCTCGCGCTTCAAGCAGCAGGAGGCGCTCGCCCAGCGGGACCTCTTCCAGCAGGTGATCGTCAGCGACTACCTCTTCGCGAAGGACCGCATCTTCGCCGAGCTGACCCTCAACGGGCCGGAGCTCGGCCTCTACCACCGGGTCTACGACGCGCTCACCCCCCGGGTGCCCAAGCCCGACCTGGTCATCTACCTCCAGGCCCGCATCGACGTGCTCCTCGGCCGGATCAAGGAGCGGGGGCGCCCCTTCGAGCGCGACTTCGACGCCCAGTACCTGACCGACCTCTGCCAGATCTACAACGACTACTTCTTCCGCTACGACGACACGCCGCTCCTGGTGGTCAACACGAGCGATGTGAACCTGCGGGACTCGCGCGCCGCCCTCGACGACCTCGTGGACGAGATCGAGCACCTGCGCGGCGGCACGAAGCACTACGTCCCCCGGGGGGACGCCCGGCCCCAGGCCGACTGAAGGGAGACCGCTTCAGGCTCTCACGCCCCTTCGGGCGTGATCGATCCGCTCCGGGGGGATAAACTCTAATCGTCTGGTGTGCTCGACGACTCTCTCGGCGAGATGGCCGTAGGCGCTGACCCGATGGGACCCACGGGCAGCGACCCCGAGCCGAAGAGAGGCGAGCCCTCGAGGCACCAGCCCGAACAACCAAAGAGAACGACGGAGGTAAACCGTGAGGAAGGTTACCATCCATACCCTCGCGAAGAAGAAGCGCGAGGGCGAGAAGGTGGTGATGATCACCGCCTATGACGCCACCCTGGCCCGGATCGTCGATGACGCCGGAGTGGATCTGATCCTGGTCGGCGACTCGCTCGGCCACGTGATCCAGGGGCACGAGAGCACCCTCCCGGTGACCCTCGACCAGATGATCTACCACTGCGCGGCCGTGTCTCGCGGGGCGAAGCGGGCGCAGATCATCGGCGACATGCCCTTCATGAGCTACCAGGCCGGTGAGGACGAGGCCGTGAAGAACGCCGGCCGGCTCATCGCCGAGGGCGGCGCCCAGGCGGTGAAGCTCGAGGGCGGCCGTGACTTCACCGGCGTCGTCTCGAAGATCGTCCGCGCCGGGATCCCGGTGATGGGCCACATCGGGCTGACCCCCCAGTCGGTGCACAAGCTGGGCGGCTACCGGATCCAGGGCAAGAGCGCCTCGGCGCACCAGGCCCTGCTCGACGACGCCCGGGCCCTGGAGGACGCCGGCATCTACAGCCTGGTCCTCGAGGGCGTGGCGGCCGAGGTGGCCGAGGCGGTCACCGCCGCCGTGAGCGTGCCCACCATCGGCATCGGCGCCGGCGCCGGCTGCGACGGCCAGGTGCTGGTGATCTACGACCTCCTCGGCCTCAACCCGGACTTCAAGCCCAAGTTCCTGAAGTACTACCTCGACGGCTACCAGGTCCTCCGGGGCGCCATCGAGACCTTCGGCGCCGAGGTGCGCGAGGGCAGCTTCCCGGCCGAGGAGCACACCTTCCACGCCCCCAAGG
The DNA window shown above is from Deltaproteobacteria bacterium and carries:
- a CDS encoding deoxynucleoside kinase; this translates as MRPRYIVVEGPIGVGKTTLVKALSKRFAAKSVFEVVEENPFLADFYTDRDLYAFQTQVFFLLSRFKQQEALAQRDLFQQVIVSDYLFAKDRIFAELTLNGPELGLYHRVYDALTPRVPKPDLVIYLQARIDVLLGRIKERGRPFERDFDAQYLTDLCQIYNDYFFRYDDTPLLVVNTSDVNLRDSRAALDDLVDEIEHLRGGTKHYVPRGDARPQAD
- the panB gene encoding 3-methyl-2-oxobutanoate hydroxymethyltransferase, which translates into the protein MRKVTIHTLAKKKREGEKVVMITAYDATLARIVDDAGVDLILVGDSLGHVIQGHESTLPVTLDQMIYHCAAVSRGAKRAQIIGDMPFMSYQAGEDEAVKNAGRLIAEGGAQAVKLEGGRDFTGVVSKIVRAGIPVMGHIGLTPQSVHKLGGYRIQGKSASAHQALLDDARALEDAGIYSLVLEGVAAEVAEAVTAAVSVPTIGIGAGAGCDGQVLVIYDLLGLNPDFKPKFLKYYLDGYQVLRGAIETFGAEVREGSFPAEEHTFHAPKVRVVEDPEPEAAEGAGEPTKLYG